The proteins below are encoded in one region of Paraburkholderia phenazinium:
- the ompR gene encoding osmolarity response regulator transcription factor OmpR: protein MPTMETKNPSKILVVDDDPRLRDLLRRYLGEQGFNVYVAENAPSMNKLWVRERFDLLVLDLMLPGEDGLSICRRLRGSNDRTPIIMLTAKGEDVDRIVGLEMGADDYLPKPFNPRELVARIHAVLRRQSPSELPGAPSETTEVFEFGEFALNLATRTLTKAGQEIPLTTGEFSVLKVFARHPRQPLSREKLMELARGREYEVFDRSLDVQISRLRKLIEPDPGSPRFIQTVWGLGYVFIPDGAA, encoded by the coding sequence ATGCCGACCATGGAAACCAAAAACCCTTCGAAAATCCTCGTCGTCGATGACGATCCGCGTCTGCGCGATCTTCTACGCCGCTACCTTGGCGAACAGGGCTTCAATGTCTACGTCGCCGAAAATGCGCCGTCAATGAACAAGCTTTGGGTGCGTGAGCGTTTCGACCTGCTGGTGCTCGACCTGATGCTGCCCGGCGAAGACGGCCTGTCGATCTGCCGTCGCCTGCGCGGCAGCAACGATCGCACGCCGATCATCATGCTGACGGCCAAAGGTGAAGACGTCGACCGTATCGTCGGGCTCGAGATGGGCGCGGACGACTATCTGCCGAAGCCGTTCAACCCGCGCGAACTGGTCGCGCGCATCCACGCGGTGCTGCGCCGGCAGTCGCCGTCGGAACTGCCGGGTGCGCCGTCCGAGACCACCGAGGTCTTCGAGTTCGGCGAGTTCGCACTCAACCTCGCTACCCGCACGCTGACCAAGGCCGGTCAGGAAATCCCGCTGACCACTGGCGAGTTCTCCGTGCTGAAGGTGTTCGCCCGTCATCCGCGCCAGCCTCTGTCGCGCGAAAAGTTGATGGAACTGGCGCGCGGTCGTGAATACGAAGTGTTCGACCGCAGCCTCGACGTGCAGATCTCGCGTCTGCGCAAGCTGATCGAACCGGATCCGGGCAGCCCGCGCTTTATCCAGACCGTCTGGGGTCTTGGCTACGTATTCATTCCCGACGGCGCAGCCTGA
- a CDS encoding peroxiredoxin, protein MKTVGDKLEAFTVTAAKPGFNNHEENGVSAFEEITEQSFPGKWKIIYFYPKDFTFVCPTEIVEFGKLAGDFAERDAVLLGGSVDNEFVKLAWRREHKDLSKLNHYAFGDVKGELIDQLGVRDKEAGVALRATFIVDPDNTIQHVSVNNLNVGRNPEEVLRILDGLQTDELCPCNRAVGGATL, encoded by the coding sequence ATGAAAACCGTTGGCGACAAACTGGAAGCTTTCACCGTCACCGCAGCCAAGCCGGGCTTCAACAACCATGAAGAAAACGGCGTGTCGGCGTTCGAAGAAATCACCGAACAGTCGTTCCCGGGCAAGTGGAAGATCATCTACTTCTACCCGAAGGACTTCACTTTTGTGTGCCCGACGGAAATCGTCGAATTCGGCAAGCTGGCTGGCGACTTCGCAGAGCGCGATGCTGTCCTGCTGGGCGGCAGCGTGGACAACGAGTTCGTGAAACTGGCATGGCGCCGTGAGCACAAGGATCTGAGCAAGCTGAACCACTACGCGTTCGGCGACGTCAAGGGCGAGCTGATCGACCAACTGGGCGTGCGCGACAAGGAAGCAGGCGTGGCGCTGCGCGCAACGTTCATCGTCGACCCGGACAACACGATCCAGCACGTTTCGGTGAACAACCTGAACGTTGGCCGTAACCCGGAAGAAGTGCTGCGTATTCTCGACGGTCTGCAAACGGACGAACTGTGCCCGTGCAACCGTGCAGTTGGCGGCGCAACGCTGTAA
- a CDS encoding squalene/phytoene synthase family protein: MNFDEYCQQKAALPGSSSYYALREAPAGRRPLLTALFALRREFEETVKETSDPAVGRTKLAWWQKEIAALAAGAPSHPVSKALTAHMRGGAQAMEAEYPALQTLLAGFEMDLDQARYLDYPNLRRYLQGVGGTFATLTARATAHNPAQAAAWAAPLGEAMLLAQLIAELGNDARHGRIYIPVDEMQRFNVTAADVINRKYSDAFTELMRFQTKRAREALNTALAAIPAGERRTQRTLRAQAALALALLDEIERDGYHVLHQSIALTPIRKLWVAWRGARQR, translated from the coding sequence GTGAATTTCGACGAATATTGCCAGCAGAAAGCGGCGCTCCCCGGTTCGAGCAGCTACTACGCGCTGCGCGAGGCGCCAGCAGGACGCCGGCCGCTCCTGACCGCCCTGTTTGCACTGCGCCGCGAGTTCGAGGAGACCGTCAAGGAAACCAGCGATCCGGCCGTTGGCCGCACCAAGCTCGCGTGGTGGCAAAAGGAAATCGCGGCACTGGCAGCAGGCGCGCCCTCGCATCCGGTATCGAAGGCGCTCACCGCTCATATGAGGGGTGGCGCGCAAGCCATGGAAGCCGAGTATCCAGCGCTGCAAACGCTGCTGGCCGGCTTCGAAATGGACCTCGACCAGGCCCGTTACCTCGATTACCCGAATCTGCGGCGCTACCTGCAGGGTGTCGGCGGCACGTTTGCCACGCTGACCGCACGCGCGACCGCGCATAACCCAGCGCAGGCTGCCGCATGGGCCGCACCGCTAGGTGAGGCAATGTTGCTGGCGCAACTGATTGCCGAACTCGGCAACGACGCGCGGCACGGGCGCATCTATATTCCGGTCGACGAAATGCAGCGCTTCAACGTCACCGCGGCAGATGTGATCAACCGCAAATACAGTGACGCGTTCACCGAGCTGATGCGCTTTCAGACGAAGCGCGCCCGCGAAGCACTGAACACCGCCCTCGCCGCGATACCTGCCGGCGAGCGGCGCACGCAGCGCACCCTGCGGGCTCAGGCCGCTCTCGCGCTGGCGTTGCTCGATGAGATCGAACGCGATGGCTACCACGTGCTGCATCAAAGCATCGCGCTCACGCCAATCCGCAAGCTGTGGGTCGCGTGGCGCGGCGCGCGCCAACGCTGA
- a CDS encoding DUF1800 domain-containing protein, producing the protein MKKLLRRTGDRSNPVLTLFFAVVALAALVGAQVADAQNGTAPASTSPHGQRGKHHAPVATDDDSAEALLDADDARFFLTRVGFAPDNAEVAQYVGLTRAQTVDKVLSTARTESFTPMPAWVLEPIPTRDERKAWTQDQRQAEGRTRGQRYEELRAWWVREMLTTPSPLTERMTLFWHNHFTSGQDKVGYPQQMAQQDMLLRRDALGNFGQMLHDVAKDPAMLQYLDGAGSRKGKPNENFAREVMELFTLGEGHYTQQDVSEAARAYTGWSLDPDTQAYVWRANLHDDAVKTVLGQSGPFDGDQVLDILLARPETATFVTTKLWREFVSDTPDPAQIAAVAERFRASHYDIKVALRGLFLSDAFWDERNRGVLVKSPAEFVVGALREFDISYDNTAPFAGQIRNLGENLFYPPNVKGWPGGTTWINSSTLLARKQFVEQIFRATETAAPHRPQNGTMSQDPKAAMVQRAMARVGQGGVRFDIDTWLAQFNTAPTAKAGLSADLQLQHAVLPIAPVDAIETDSTASAYLEALLMDPAYQLK; encoded by the coding sequence ATGAAAAAGCTGCTAAGGCGCACCGGCGACAGGTCGAATCCCGTGCTCACCTTGTTCTTTGCCGTCGTTGCGCTCGCAGCGCTGGTGGGGGCGCAAGTGGCCGACGCCCAGAACGGCACAGCGCCCGCGTCAACTTCACCGCATGGTCAGCGCGGCAAACACCATGCACCGGTGGCGACCGACGACGACTCGGCCGAAGCTCTCCTTGACGCTGATGATGCGCGCTTTTTCCTGACACGGGTGGGATTTGCGCCGGACAACGCCGAAGTCGCCCAATACGTCGGGCTGACGCGTGCGCAGACAGTCGACAAGGTGTTGTCCACGGCGCGCACCGAATCCTTTACGCCGATGCCCGCGTGGGTCCTGGAGCCGATCCCGACTCGTGACGAGCGCAAGGCCTGGACGCAGGATCAGCGGCAAGCCGAAGGGCGCACGCGCGGTCAGCGTTACGAAGAGTTGCGCGCATGGTGGGTGCGCGAGATGTTGACCACGCCGTCGCCGCTGACCGAGCGCATGACGCTCTTCTGGCACAACCATTTCACCTCGGGCCAGGACAAGGTCGGCTATCCGCAGCAGATGGCGCAACAGGACATGCTGCTCAGACGCGACGCGCTGGGCAATTTCGGCCAGATGCTGCACGACGTCGCGAAAGATCCGGCCATGCTGCAGTACCTCGACGGCGCCGGCAGCCGCAAGGGCAAGCCCAACGAAAACTTTGCCCGCGAAGTGATGGAACTGTTCACGCTCGGCGAAGGCCACTATACGCAGCAGGACGTGTCGGAAGCAGCGCGTGCCTACACAGGATGGAGCCTCGATCCGGATACCCAGGCGTACGTGTGGCGCGCCAACCTGCATGACGATGCAGTCAAGACCGTACTCGGCCAGAGCGGTCCGTTCGACGGCGACCAGGTGCTCGACATTCTGCTGGCGCGTCCTGAGACCGCCACCTTCGTCACGACAAAGTTGTGGCGCGAGTTCGTCTCCGATACGCCGGACCCGGCGCAGATCGCAGCGGTTGCCGAGCGCTTTCGCGCCAGTCATTACGACATAAAAGTCGCATTACGCGGACTCTTCCTCAGCGATGCGTTCTGGGACGAGCGCAATCGCGGCGTGCTGGTGAAGTCGCCCGCTGAGTTCGTGGTGGGAGCGCTGCGCGAGTTCGATATCAGCTACGACAACACGGCACCGTTCGCCGGACAGATTCGCAATCTGGGTGAGAACCTGTTCTATCCACCCAACGTGAAGGGCTGGCCCGGTGGCACGACGTGGATCAACAGTTCGACGCTGCTCGCACGCAAGCAGTTCGTCGAGCAGATCTTCCGCGCCACCGAGACCGCCGCGCCGCATCGTCCGCAAAACGGCACGATGAGCCAGGACCCGAAGGCGGCGATGGTGCAGCGCGCGATGGCGCGGGTGGGGCAGGGCGGAGTACGCTTTGATATCGACACGTGGCTCGCGCAGTTCAACACGGCTCCAACCGCGAAAGCGGGCCTCTCCGCTGACCTGCAATTGCAGCACGCGGTGTTGCCGATTGCTCCGGTCGATGCCATCGAAACCGATTCGACCGCGAGCGCTTACCTGGAAGCGCTGTTGATGGATCCGGCATATCAGTTGAAGTAA
- a CDS encoding carboxymuconolactone decarboxylase family protein, protein MEFLSAIKALVPDYAKDIRLNLDGTIARSSLEGTDAVGVALAAAFAAKSPVIVDAIRNAGVLSPEEVNGALTAAALMGMNNVWYPYVEMTDNADLKSQPAQLRMNAYASHGGVDKRRFEMYALAASIIGKCHFCVKSHFDTLVAEGMSSTQLRDVGRIAAVVNAASQVIVAEGK, encoded by the coding sequence ATGGAATTCTTGTCTGCGATTAAAGCACTTGTTCCTGACTACGCTAAAGACATTCGTTTGAACCTGGACGGCACGATTGCGCGGTCATCGCTGGAGGGCACAGATGCCGTGGGTGTGGCGTTGGCTGCCGCGTTTGCGGCGAAGAGCCCGGTGATTGTCGATGCGATTCGCAATGCGGGTGTGTTGTCTCCCGAGGAAGTCAATGGCGCGCTGACGGCTGCTGCATTGATGGGGATGAATAACGTCTGGTATCCGTATGTGGAGATGACTGACAATGCGGATCTGAAGTCGCAGCCGGCGCAGTTACGGATGAATGCTTATGCTTCGCACGGTGGCGTGGATAAGCGGCGGTTTGAGATGTATGCGCTTGCGGCTTCTATTATTGGCAAGTGCCATTTTTGTGTTAAATCGCACTTTGATACGCTTGTTGCTGAGGGGATGAGTTCTACTCAGTTGCGGGATGTGGGGCGTATTGCTGCGGTTGTTAATGCTGCTTCGCAGGTTATTGTGGCTGAAGGGAAGTAA
- a CDS encoding MarR family winged helix-turn-helix transcriptional regulator yields the protein MKASAKAGLEQFLTYRLHVLNKLAERGIGERYQEKLGVTLPEARVIASVGSFGPFSIMDLARHANLDKSQASRAAEALINQGLVQREASEEDGRVVLISLTVDGRELYRKIMPIARKWNVDLFDCLNEEEKAAFGDALDRIIESVQARAE from the coding sequence ATGAAGGCCTCCGCCAAAGCCGGGCTCGAACAGTTTCTGACATACCGTCTGCACGTATTGAACAAGCTTGCCGAACGCGGCATCGGCGAGCGTTATCAGGAGAAGCTCGGTGTGACATTGCCGGAGGCTCGCGTGATTGCGTCAGTGGGATCGTTTGGGCCGTTTTCGATCATGGACCTCGCGCGGCATGCAAACCTCGACAAGAGTCAGGCAAGCCGCGCGGCCGAAGCGCTGATCAACCAGGGGCTCGTGCAGCGCGAAGCGAGCGAAGAAGACGGACGCGTCGTGCTGATTTCGCTGACTGTTGACGGACGCGAGCTGTACCGCAAGATCATGCCGATCGCCCGCAAGTGGAACGTCGATCTGTTCGACTGCCTCAACGAGGAAGAGAAAGCGGCGTTCGGCGACGCGCTCGACCGCATTATCGAAAGCGTGCAGGCACGCGCGGAGTAA
- the tig gene encoding trigger factor gives MANVVENLGKLERRVTISLPKDTVQKEVDSRIRQLAKNVRMPGFRPGKVPLKMVTQQYSGQVEAEVLSDKVGKEFFDISRAENLRVAGQPSFAPKVDAAEGDYAFDATFEVYPEVKLGDVSTAEIERTTTTISEAEIDRTLDILRKQRVHFHARGDAGEHGDGGADTAAKDGDRVTVDFAGKIDGEVFQGGSAEDFAFVLGEGRMLPEFEKAALGLKVGEAKEFDLAFPADYHGKDVAGKTAQFTITMKKIEWPHLPEIDAEFAKSLGIEDGDLVKMRAEIKDNLEREAKRRTQSIVKNQVMDALLKISELDVPNALIEQDQQRLVEMARQDLTQRGVPNAADAPIPVEMFKEQAERRVKLGLVLAELVKANELQAKPEQIRAEVDEFAKSYEDPKEVVRWYYSNQQRLAEMEAYVVEANVVDFVLSKAKVTDKEVSFEELASATAQA, from the coding sequence ATGGCTAACGTTGTTGAGAACCTCGGCAAGCTCGAACGCCGCGTCACGATTTCCCTGCCGAAAGACACCGTGCAGAAGGAAGTGGACTCGCGTATCCGCCAACTCGCGAAGAATGTGCGCATGCCGGGCTTCCGCCCTGGCAAGGTGCCGCTCAAGATGGTGACGCAACAGTATTCGGGCCAGGTGGAAGCCGAAGTGCTAAGCGACAAGGTTGGCAAGGAGTTCTTCGACATCAGCCGCGCCGAGAACCTGCGTGTCGCGGGTCAGCCGAGCTTCGCGCCGAAGGTCGATGCAGCGGAAGGCGACTACGCTTTCGACGCAACCTTCGAGGTCTACCCCGAAGTCAAGCTGGGCGACGTTTCCACGGCTGAGATCGAGCGCACCACGACCACCATCAGCGAAGCGGAGATCGACCGCACGCTGGACATCCTGCGCAAGCAGCGCGTGCACTTCCACGCCCGCGGCGACGCCGGCGAACATGGCGACGGCGGTGCAGACACCGCAGCCAAAGACGGCGACCGCGTGACGGTCGACTTCGCCGGCAAGATCGACGGCGAAGTGTTCCAGGGCGGTAGCGCGGAAGATTTCGCGTTCGTGCTCGGCGAAGGCCGCATGCTGCCGGAATTCGAAAAGGCAGCGCTTGGCCTGAAAGTCGGCGAAGCGAAGGAATTCGACCTGGCGTTCCCGGCCGACTATCACGGCAAGGACGTCGCCGGCAAGACGGCGCAGTTCACGATCACAATGAAGAAGATCGAGTGGCCGCACCTGCCGGAAATCGACGCTGAATTCGCTAAATCGCTCGGCATCGAAGACGGCGATCTGGTGAAGATGCGCGCTGAAATCAAGGACAACCTCGAGCGCGAAGCGAAGCGCCGCACGCAATCCATCGTCAAGAACCAGGTGATGGACGCGCTGTTGAAGATTTCGGAGCTGGACGTGCCGAACGCGCTGATCGAACAGGACCAGCAGCGTCTCGTCGAAATGGCGCGTCAGGATCTGACGCAACGTGGTGTGCCGAACGCCGCCGACGCGCCGATTCCTGTAGAAATGTTCAAGGAACAGGCTGAGCGCCGCGTCAAGCTGGGCCTCGTGCTCGCCGAACTGGTCAAGGCCAACGAGCTGCAGGCGAAGCCGGAGCAGATTCGTGCCGAAGTCGACGAATTCGCGAAAAGCTACGAAGACCCGAAGGAGGTCGTCCGCTGGTATTATTCCAACCAGCAGCGCCTTGCAGAAATGGAAGCCTACGTTGTTGAAGCCAACGTCGTCGATTTCGTGCTCAGCAAGGCCAAGGTGACGGACAAGGAAGTAAGCTTCGAAGAACTGGCAAGCGCAACGGCGCAAGCGTAA
- a CDS encoding DUF1501 domain-containing protein has protein sequence MRRRDFLSMTTAAGAALWLPRAFGAQGASQSDAAAATTLARGGYGNLLILVELKGGNDGLNTVIPYADPAYYQLRKNIGIRREQVIQLDERTALHPSLQPLMPLWQSQQLAIVQGVSYTQPNLSHFRSIEIWDTASRSDQYLREGWLTRAFAQHAVPPSFVADGVVIGSAEMGPLANGARAIALVNPAQFIKASRLATPVSLHERNPELAHILDVENDIVKAADRLRPREGQFPLKTAFPQGAFGTSIKTAMQVLAAGDTPQGKPLNGQGVAVIRLTLNGFDTHQNQPGQQAALLKQLAEGFASMKSALVELGRWDNTLVVTYAEFGRRPRENQSNGTDHGTVAPHFVMGGRVRGGLYGAPPVLTQLDGSGNLPVGVDFRQIYATVLGPWWGLDATAVLQQRFEPLPLLRA, from the coding sequence ATGAGACGGCGCGATTTTCTTTCGATGACCACAGCGGCAGGCGCGGCCCTTTGGCTGCCGCGGGCGTTCGGTGCCCAGGGCGCGAGCCAGTCCGATGCAGCGGCGGCAACGACGCTCGCGCGCGGCGGTTACGGCAATCTGCTGATTCTCGTAGAGTTGAAAGGCGGCAACGACGGACTGAATACAGTCATCCCTTACGCGGATCCTGCTTACTATCAGTTACGCAAGAACATCGGCATCAGGCGCGAGCAGGTCATCCAGCTCGACGAGCGCACGGCCTTGCATCCCTCTTTGCAACCGCTGATGCCGCTATGGCAGAGCCAGCAACTGGCCATCGTCCAGGGCGTCAGCTATACGCAGCCGAATCTCTCACATTTCCGCTCTATCGAGATATGGGACACCGCCTCGCGCTCGGATCAATATCTTCGTGAAGGCTGGTTGACTCGCGCGTTCGCGCAGCACGCGGTACCGCCGAGTTTTGTCGCGGACGGCGTGGTGATCGGTAGTGCCGAGATGGGGCCGCTCGCCAACGGCGCACGGGCCATTGCGCTCGTGAATCCGGCGCAGTTCATCAAGGCTTCGCGCCTCGCGACGCCTGTGTCGCTGCATGAGCGCAATCCCGAGCTCGCGCATATTCTCGACGTCGAGAACGATATCGTGAAGGCCGCCGACCGCCTGCGTCCACGCGAAGGGCAATTTCCGCTCAAGACCGCTTTTCCGCAGGGCGCGTTTGGGACTTCGATCAAGACGGCGATGCAAGTGCTGGCCGCTGGCGACACCCCGCAGGGCAAGCCGCTGAACGGACAGGGCGTAGCGGTGATCCGGCTGACGCTCAACGGCTTCGACACGCACCAGAACCAGCCTGGGCAGCAGGCCGCGTTGCTCAAGCAGCTCGCGGAAGGTTTTGCGTCGATGAAGTCGGCGCTGGTCGAGTTGGGACGTTGGGACAATACGCTGGTCGTGACCTACGCGGAGTTCGGACGCCGGCCGCGCGAGAATCAGAGCAATGGGACCGATCACGGCACGGTGGCGCCGCATTTCGTGATGGGTGGACGGGTGCGCGGCGGCTTGTACGGCGCGCCGCCGGTGCTGACGCAACTGGACGGCAGCGGCAACTTGCCGGTGGGCGTCGACTTCCGCCAGATCTATGCGACCGTGCTTGGGCCGTGGTGGGGACTCGACGCTACGGCGGTGTTGCAGCAGCGCTTTGAACCGTTGCCGTTGCTGCGTGCGTGA
- a CDS encoding glycerate kinase: protein MPNLSSAPVVVIAPDSFKGSLSAEQVAQAIASGVARARPDVIVRICPMADGGEGTLDAMLTGGGERRVLSVRGAAGPMREAATGLTGDGSAIVETAEIVGITDPVGMGVPVEARSSRGMGEAIRALLDLGVRRFFVALGGSSTNDGGAGLLAGLGMKLFDAQGEELEPTPEQLARLARIDVSQLDARLADTTFVGMSDVDNPLTGEHGATAIFGPQKGVKPEQITSVDAALARFADLLEPALQRTARNLPGAGAAGGLGFALHMLGAQFEPGAETVARQIGLDVALEGADWLITGEGRSDVQTLHGKAPFIACAHARASGVPATLLSGAVDSSALPRLAEHFSGCFSPAPGPITLEVAIRDAAQLLANEAEQLTRLRYGVR from the coding sequence ATGCCGAATCTGTCGTCCGCGCCCGTCGTCGTCATTGCTCCCGATTCTTTTAAAGGCTCGCTTAGCGCCGAACAGGTGGCGCAAGCCATCGCGTCCGGCGTAGCGCGTGCGCGGCCCGATGTCATCGTACGCATCTGCCCGATGGCCGACGGGGGCGAAGGCACGCTCGACGCCATGCTGACCGGCGGCGGCGAACGCCGCGTCCTGAGCGTGCGCGGCGCCGCGGGTCCTATGCGTGAAGCAGCCACAGGGCTGACAGGCGACGGCAGCGCGATCGTCGAAACGGCCGAGATCGTGGGCATTACCGATCCTGTCGGCATGGGCGTACCGGTTGAAGCACGCAGCTCGCGCGGCATGGGCGAAGCCATTCGCGCACTGCTCGACCTCGGCGTGCGACGCTTCTTCGTGGCGCTCGGTGGCAGCAGCACGAATGACGGTGGCGCGGGATTGCTGGCAGGCCTTGGCATGAAGCTATTCGATGCCCAGGGCGAGGAACTCGAGCCGACGCCCGAGCAGCTTGCCCGATTGGCTCGCATCGACGTCTCGCAACTGGATGCGCGACTCGCCGATACGACATTCGTCGGCATGTCAGACGTGGACAATCCGCTCACAGGCGAACACGGCGCCACTGCGATCTTCGGGCCGCAGAAAGGCGTGAAACCCGAACAGATCACGAGCGTCGACGCGGCCCTCGCTCGCTTCGCCGATCTGCTCGAACCGGCTCTCCAGCGCACGGCTCGCAACTTGCCGGGCGCGGGCGCAGCCGGCGGCCTGGGTTTCGCGTTGCATATGCTAGGCGCGCAGTTCGAACCGGGCGCGGAAACGGTGGCTCGCCAGATCGGCCTTGATGTGGCGCTTGAAGGCGCAGACTGGCTGATCACGGGCGAAGGCCGCTCGGATGTCCAGACGCTGCACGGCAAGGCGCCGTTTATCGCCTGCGCGCATGCACGCGCTTCAGGCGTGCCGGCCACATTGTTGTCGGGCGCAGTGGACTCCTCCGCGCTGCCGCGCCTTGCCGAACACTTCAGCGGCTGCTTCTCGCCGGCGCCTGGCCCGATCACACTCGAAGTCGCGATTCGCGATGCCGCGCAGCTGCTCGCCAACGAAGCTGAGCAATTGACGCGTCTTAGATACGGCGTGCGTTGA
- a CDS encoding ATP-binding protein produces MRIDRRLLTLAFGGLFWRTFLLIALLIAVSLAAWFQSFRVIEREPRAQRVALQLVAIVKLTRTALLYSDPDLRRALLQDLESNEGVRVYPRETSDKYKLQPDESLNRLIEHDIRGRLGDDTVIAQSVNDIPGVWISFKIDDDDYWVALDRDQLDNATGLQWAGWGVFALALSLFGAAFITSLVNRPFARLAMAARKVGSGQSPEPLPERGMGVAAETNRSFNQMVQDLEQLEADRALMLAGISHDLRTPLARLRLETEMSPSDQTTKDAMVDDIEQMDMIIGRFLDYARPVQRVPEPVDLSVIAGELAARIASEDGMRLITRLAPSAVIEADETDMRRVIGNLLENARKYGLSEGDGIPRVILETRVSHSRVELSVVDEGPGIPEDQLTLVTRPFYRVDTARTQANGTGLGMAIVQRLVGRYRGGLRLRNRSPGPGLEVTIEFPLAKGV; encoded by the coding sequence ATGCGGATCGACCGGCGCCTCCTGACGCTCGCGTTCGGTGGCCTTTTCTGGCGGACCTTTCTGCTGATTGCATTATTGATCGCAGTCAGTCTCGCCGCCTGGTTCCAGAGCTTCCGGGTGATCGAACGCGAGCCGCGCGCGCAGCGCGTGGCGTTGCAGCTCGTCGCGATCGTGAAGCTCACACGCACCGCACTCCTCTATTCCGATCCCGACCTGCGGCGCGCACTGCTGCAAGATCTGGAAAGCAATGAAGGAGTGCGCGTGTATCCGCGCGAAACCTCCGACAAGTACAAGCTGCAACCGGACGAGTCGTTGAACCGGCTGATCGAACACGACATCCGTGGACGGCTCGGCGACGACACGGTGATTGCGCAATCGGTCAACGACATCCCGGGCGTCTGGATCAGCTTCAAGATCGACGACGACGATTACTGGGTCGCGCTCGACCGCGATCAGCTCGATAACGCGACAGGCCTGCAATGGGCCGGATGGGGTGTATTTGCACTTGCGCTATCGCTATTTGGCGCAGCCTTCATCACGAGTCTGGTGAACCGGCCATTTGCACGTCTCGCGATGGCGGCGCGCAAGGTGGGCTCGGGGCAGTCGCCCGAGCCGCTGCCCGAGCGCGGCATGGGCGTGGCCGCCGAGACCAATCGAAGCTTCAACCAGATGGTGCAGGATCTCGAGCAGCTCGAAGCCGACCGCGCGCTGATGCTTGCCGGCATCTCGCACGACCTGCGCACCCCGCTCGCCCGGCTGCGGCTCGAAACCGAAATGAGCCCATCGGATCAGACCACCAAGGACGCGATGGTCGACGACATCGAGCAGATGGACATGATCATCGGCCGATTCCTCGATTACGCGCGACCGGTGCAAAGAGTCCCGGAACCTGTCGACCTTTCCGTGATCGCAGGAGAACTGGCGGCGCGAATTGCGTCGGAGGACGGCATGCGGCTGATCACGCGGCTGGCCCCATCGGCGGTGATCGAGGCCGACGAAACCGATATGCGGCGCGTGATCGGCAACCTGCTCGAAAACGCCCGCAAGTATGGTCTGAGCGAGGGCGACGGCATTCCGCGCGTGATCCTCGAGACGCGTGTGTCGCACTCGCGTGTCGAGCTTTCGGTGGTCGACGAAGGTCCGGGCATTCCGGAAGACCAGCTGACGCTCGTCACACGCCCGTTTTACCGCGTCGACACGGCGCGGACCCAGGCCAACGGCACCGGACTCGGCATGGCGATCGTGCAGCGACTGGTCGGCCGGTATCGCGGCGGCCTGCGACTGCGCAACCGCAGCCCAGGGCCGGGACTCGAAGTCACGATCGAATTTCCGCTCGCCAAGGGCGTCTGA